From the genome of Rathayibacter sp. VKM Ac-2759, one region includes:
- a CDS encoding primary-amine oxidase, whose translation MSSTAHVLDPLGSAEIASFVAAVRASDRIGARPRFWGISLDEEKARGSQPGGPRPVRLVVMDPDARAAWEVRGWTAGPDSAAIVELWTDVDHRRPGVSSDEARMIARAARESPLLKEALALRGITDTSLVWVDPESITGFVPEDLADRRLSWGTVWYREFPEDNGYARPVAGLVPILDLDTLEVIRIEDHGVIPMASETGVYTAGTWGPDREVSKLDIVQADGPGFAIEGHRVTWQNWSFRVGFSHREGLVLHELTYLDGGVERPVLARAAVNEMYVPYLDSDPTAYRKNFFDWGEYGAGPLTASLELGCDCLGEIRYFDVEYLDGHGEPQTIANGICLHEEDDSILWKHVNTRTGSAEVRRSRRLVISSFATVANYDYGFYWSLYQDGSVELEVKLTGLMSVSGIADGETPRSGRLVAPNVQAPTHQHYFAVRLDTAIDGPLNRLVEVHAEVDPDEATNPWGNACIAVETPLSTEALGARRADPARALHWRVESESAQNRYGESTAYRLAIQNTAQLYARPGSVVERKAPFVAQHLWASAFDPEQRFIAGEYPNQGELGDDGVHVWQQADRSLENERLVLWPVLGVHHFPRPEQWPIMPVDRISLRLEPDGFFDRNPSLDVPASESDHCAMPSGDHDHAAHDHAAHDHAQHDAHAGHEHAEQQHGHEGGR comes from the coding sequence ATGAGCTCCACCGCCCACGTCCTCGACCCGCTCGGCTCGGCCGAGATCGCCTCCTTCGTCGCCGCCGTGCGCGCGAGCGACCGCATCGGCGCCCGCCCGCGCTTCTGGGGCATCTCGCTCGACGAGGAGAAGGCGCGCGGCTCGCAGCCCGGCGGCCCCCGCCCGGTGCGCCTCGTGGTGATGGACCCCGACGCCCGCGCGGCGTGGGAGGTGCGCGGCTGGACGGCAGGACCCGACAGCGCCGCGATCGTGGAGCTGTGGACCGACGTCGACCACCGCCGCCCCGGGGTCTCGAGCGACGAGGCGCGGATGATCGCGCGGGCGGCCCGCGAGTCGCCGCTGCTCAAGGAGGCGCTCGCGCTCCGCGGCATCACCGACACCTCGCTGGTCTGGGTCGACCCGGAGTCGATCACCGGCTTCGTCCCGGAGGACCTCGCCGACCGCCGCCTCAGCTGGGGCACCGTCTGGTACCGCGAGTTCCCCGAGGACAACGGCTACGCGCGCCCCGTCGCGGGCCTCGTGCCGATCCTCGACCTCGACACGCTCGAGGTGATCCGCATCGAGGACCACGGCGTGATCCCGATGGCCAGCGAGACCGGTGTCTACACCGCCGGCACCTGGGGGCCGGACCGCGAGGTGTCGAAGCTGGACATCGTGCAGGCCGACGGCCCCGGCTTCGCGATCGAGGGCCACCGCGTCACCTGGCAGAACTGGTCGTTCCGCGTCGGCTTCAGCCACCGCGAGGGGCTCGTCCTGCACGAGCTCACCTACCTCGACGGAGGCGTCGAGCGCCCCGTCCTCGCCCGCGCGGCCGTCAACGAGATGTACGTGCCGTACCTCGACAGCGACCCCACCGCCTACCGCAAGAACTTTTTCGACTGGGGCGAGTACGGCGCGGGCCCGCTGACCGCGAGCCTCGAGCTGGGCTGCGACTGCCTCGGCGAGATCCGCTACTTCGACGTCGAGTACCTCGACGGCCACGGCGAGCCGCAGACCATCGCGAACGGCATCTGCCTGCACGAGGAGGACGACTCCATCCTCTGGAAGCACGTCAACACCCGCACCGGCAGCGCCGAGGTGCGCCGGAGCCGCCGCCTGGTGATCTCGAGCTTCGCCACCGTCGCGAACTACGACTACGGCTTCTACTGGTCGCTGTACCAGGACGGCTCGGTCGAGCTCGAGGTCAAGCTCACGGGCTTGATGTCGGTGAGCGGCATCGCCGACGGCGAGACGCCGCGCTCGGGCCGGCTCGTCGCGCCGAACGTGCAGGCGCCGACGCACCAGCACTACTTCGCGGTGCGCCTCGACACGGCGATCGACGGCCCGCTCAACCGCCTCGTCGAGGTGCACGCCGAGGTCGACCCCGACGAGGCGACGAACCCGTGGGGCAACGCGTGCATCGCCGTCGAGACGCCGCTGTCGACGGAGGCGCTTGGCGCGCGACGGGCGGACCCCGCGCGTGCGCTGCACTGGCGTGTCGAGAGCGAGTCGGCGCAGAACCGCTACGGCGAGAGCACCGCCTACCGTCTCGCGATCCAGAACACCGCGCAGCTCTACGCCCGCCCGGGCAGCGTCGTCGAGCGCAAGGCGCCCTTCGTCGCGCAGCACCTCTGGGCGAGCGCGTTCGATCCCGAGCAGCGCTTCATCGCGGGCGAGTACCCCAACCAGGGCGAGCTCGGCGACGACGGCGTGCACGTCTGGCAGCAGGCCGACCGCTCGCTCGAGAACGAGCGGCTCGTGCTCTGGCCGGTGCTCGGCGTGCACCACTTCCCGCGGCCGGAGCAGTGGCCGATCATGCCGGTGGACCGCATCAGCCTGCGCCTCGAGCCCGACGGCTTCTTCGACCGGAATCCGTCGCTCGACGTGCCGGCGTCGGAGTCGGACCACTGCGCGATGCCGAGCGGGGACCACGATCACGCGGCTCACGACCACGCGGCTCACGACCACGCGCAGCACGACGCGCACGCCGGCCACGAGCACGCCGAGCAGCAGCACGGGCACGAGGGCGGACGCTGA